The following DNA comes from Bacteroidota bacterium.
ATACTCGTCGAACGAATCCTCGTCAACGATGCGGGCTAAAATCTGGTAAGTATCGTATGGTTTGGTTCTGTCGTCTGAAAAGATACCGTAAATTTCTGTGGGGTCGAGCTTCGGCGGTTTGGAAGCGATCCTGTCAAATCCGGCTTTGGGTGTATGTCCGAGCTTGCTTATGATGTTGCGAATGGTTTCCAGACAAACTTCATCGTTCGGCATTTTATAATCTGTAACGCCGCTTATTTCGCAGTGCATAGATGCGCCGCCTAATTCTTCGATATCGGCATCTTCGCCGATTGCGGCTTTAACGAGTGCTGGTCCTGCTAAAAATAAGCTTCCGTTTTTTTCTACAATCATAGCTTCGTCACTCATGATCGGGAGGTAAGCTCCGCCCGCCACGCAAGGCCCCATAATCGCGGAGATTTGGACAATTCCCATCGATGACATTACTGCGTTGTTACGAAAAATTCTGCCGAAGTGTTCTTTATCCGGAAAAATTTCATCCTGCATCGGAAGGAAAACACCAGCCGAGTCGACAAGGTAAACTATTGGAAGACGATTCTCCATCGAGATTTCCTGCGCTCGAAGATTTTTTTTACATGTAATCGGAAACCATGCGCCTGCTTTAACTGTCGCGTCGTTTGCGACGATTACCACATCTCGACCGTGAATTTTTCCGATGCCGAAAATTGTTCCTGAGGCCGGAGCTCCGCCGTATTCGTTGTACATATCATAAGCGGCAAATAGACCGATTTCGAGGAAATAACTTCCGGAATCGATCAGCTTTTCAATTCTCTCTCGTGCGGTTAGTTTGTTTCGTTTATGATGCCGTTCGATGAGTTCCTTACCACCGCCCAATTTGATGATATCGGCTTTCGCTTTTATCTTTCTTACTAAATTTTTGTTAAAGTCCTCGTTGCGGTTGAAGCCGTTGTCGTGTGGTATTTCAGTTCCAAGTTTTGCCATAAGAATATTTTAGATTGATGATTTGGGATTTATGAATTAATTAATAATTCTTTCAGGATCTTTATTAAGTTCACGTAAACGCAACGCATAACTATGACTTTTATCCCATTCTTTGAATTTGCGAACTCTCAGAAAGTCTCTGTAATCAGTTATCAGCTCTTCCAAACTTGCGCGGGCAACATTTGTGAGTTTGATTTCTGTTTCTTTGGATGTCCCGGAAGCCATGCTGGCTTCCACAATGTTTTGTTTTCCAGAGCGGGCAGCTTGTATCATTTGGTCGATTGTGCGATCTCCTCTAGAAAAAAATCTCTTACAAAAATAAACCGTACCATCATAAACAATTTCAGATTTTTTGTATGAAAGCAATTTTTTGTAGCCGCCGTGTACCGGTATAAAACCATTCGGAGAAGAGTGATTACCTAGCATTGTTTATATTTTCTGCTTGTTTCTTTAAAGGACAATAAGGACAGCAACGACATTGAATTACTCAATTGAAAACTTATGTTATTCAGATCTGCTACAATATATAATTTTTGTGGGAAATATGAAAGACGGTAAAAAAACTCGCTGATTGTTTTTCTAATTAATATCCCGATAAATTAAGTGGCATAACGGCATTGCGCCTAACCCACCGCCTATAACAAGAACGACAAACTAAAACACAACTGCCGATGATTAAGCCGAAGGTGCGTAACTTGTTTTCGTCCACACCGAAGGCAAGTTAATTAGTTAGTCCGTCAGCTGACGAAGAACACTTAGAACAAGCACACCGAACGAAAACTGAAACCCCGAAATCCCACATTAGCCAAACTGTATAAGCAGTCGGGTTGAGTTGCTTCTTTAGTGTTTTACAATATTTTATAATAGATATTAACCAAAGCATTAACTGAATTCAACATTTCTTCAGCTTCTCTTCTGTGAAATACATTCCAAGAATTATAATTAGTTGAGAATTCTAATTCAATATTTGAAAATATATTGTAAGAAATTCCCATTCCCAAACTATAACCATACCGCATTCCGTTTTTATAACTTCGAAATTCAGAAGTGTAGTCAGTTTCAGCAAGCTCAATAAACACATCATCAAAATAATTAATGGAGACTGAAGCAGCAACAAAAGGCTTTAAGAAATAAAAACTGA
Coding sequences within:
- a CDS encoding carboxyl transferase domain-containing protein → MAKLGTEIPHDNGFNRNEDFNKNLVRKIKAKADIIKLGGGKELIERHHKRNKLTARERIEKLIDSGSYFLEIGLFAAYDMYNEYGGAPASGTIFGIGKIHGRDVVIVANDATVKAGAWFPITCKKNLRAQEISMENRLPIVYLVDSAGVFLPMQDEIFPDKEHFGRIFRNNAVMSSMGIVQISAIMGPCVAGGAYLPIMSDEAMIVEKNGSLFLAGPALVKAAIGEDADIEELGGASMHCEISGVTDYKMPNDEVCLETIRNIISKLGHTPKAGFDRIASKPPKLDPTEIYGIFSDDRTKPYDTYQILARIVDEDSFDEYKAGIGKTIITAYARIEGWAVGIVANQRALVKTKKGEMQFGGVIYSDSADKGTRFIMNCNQKNIPLIFFQDVTGFMVGTRSEQGGIIKDGAKMVNAVANSVVPKITFVIGNSYGAGNYAMCGKAYDPRFIFAWTTAQIAVMGGKQSSETLLTIRLGGNKDKISEDEKQKMLSEIHERYDRQLDPLYAAARLWVDDIIDPLDTRKIISYALEIASNNPNIQRFNPGVIQT